One genomic window of Aliiroseovarius sp. M344 includes the following:
- a CDS encoding ABC transporter ATP-binding protein: protein MIELKNVHKGFGPKQVLAGVNLTIPRGESMVVIGGSGTGKSVLLKCVLGLMTQDSGTITLDGEDTLKAERDAFLARFGMLFQGGALFDSLPVWQNVAFRLLRGSLARPWDEAREIAVEKLRRVGLTPDVADLFPAELSGGMQKRVGLARAIAAEPEIIFFDEPTTGLDPIMSGVINDLIREIVVEMGATAMTITHDMSSVRVIADKVAMLHDGKIQWTGPVSEMDASGDPYVAQFISGSAEGPIEAVR from the coding sequence ATGATTGAGTTAAAAAACGTTCATAAAGGCTTCGGCCCAAAGCAAGTTTTGGCAGGTGTGAACCTTACCATTCCGCGTGGCGAAAGCATGGTGGTGATCGGAGGCTCGGGCACTGGAAAATCCGTGCTACTGAAATGCGTCCTTGGCCTGATGACACAAGACAGCGGCACAATCACACTGGATGGCGAAGACACCCTAAAGGCCGAACGCGACGCGTTTCTGGCCCGTTTCGGGATGCTGTTTCAGGGCGGCGCGCTGTTTGACAGCCTGCCTGTCTGGCAGAACGTCGCCTTCCGCCTATTGCGCGGCTCACTAGCCCGCCCATGGGACGAAGCACGCGAGATCGCCGTTGAGAAACTGCGCCGCGTCGGCCTGACCCCGGATGTGGCCGACCTGTTCCCCGCCGAACTGTCCGGCGGCATGCAAAAACGTGTGGGCCTTGCCCGTGCGATTGCTGCCGAGCCCGAGATCATCTTCTTTGACGAGCCCACCACCGGGCTTGACCCCATCATGTCCGGCGTCATCAACGACCTGATCCGCGAGATCGTCGTCGAAATGGGCGCCACCGCCATGACCATCACCCACGACATGTCCTCGGTCCGCGTGATCGCCGACAAGGTGGCGATGCTGCATGACGGGAAGATCCAGTGGACCGGCCCGGTCAGCGAAATGGACGCGTCCGGCGATCCTTATGTTGCGCAATTTATCTCGGGCAGCGCTGAGGGGCCAATTGAGGCGGTGCGGTGA
- the radA gene encoding DNA repair protein RadA, whose amino-acid sequence MAKAQKIFTCNACGASSSKWSGRCEACGEWNSIVEDTPLSAGPASKSLGGKRGSPVVLTDLSTEEAPPPRTECGMGELDRVLGGGLVPGSAILVGGDPGIGKSTLLLQAAAKFAKAGLPTIYVSGEEASAQVRMRAQRLGLTNAPVKLAAETNLRDIMTTLDTERPALAIIDSIQTMWADHVDSAPGSVSQVRTAAHELTTFAKKRGISVVLVGHVTKEGQIAGPRVVEHMVDTVLYFEGERGHQFRILRAVKNRFGPADEIGVFEMTGKGLAEVLNPSALFLSDREDPAPGSVVFAGIEGTRPVLVEFQALVAPSSLSQPRRSVLGWDSGRLAMILAVLEARCGIPFAGLDVYLNVAGGMKITEPAADLAVAAALLSAREDAAIPKETVVFGEISLSGALRPVGQTENRLKEAQKLGFTAAIAPTRSKTGSGSGLKIQKMADLTGFVGEIFGAG is encoded by the coding sequence ATGGCAAAAGCTCAGAAAATCTTTACTTGCAACGCGTGCGGCGCGTCCTCGTCCAAGTGGTCGGGGCGCTGCGAGGCCTGCGGGGAATGGAATTCCATTGTTGAAGACACACCGCTAAGTGCCGGTCCTGCCTCAAAATCTTTGGGCGGCAAGCGCGGATCGCCAGTGGTCTTGACCGACCTGTCCACGGAAGAAGCCCCGCCACCGCGCACCGAATGCGGCATGGGCGAGCTTGACCGGGTTTTGGGCGGCGGGCTTGTGCCCGGATCGGCCATTCTGGTGGGCGGTGATCCCGGTATCGGCAAGTCCACCCTGCTTTTGCAAGCGGCGGCAAAATTCGCCAAGGCCGGTCTGCCCACGATTTATGTCTCGGGCGAAGAAGCCTCGGCGCAAGTCCGGATGCGCGCCCAACGTCTTGGCCTGACCAATGCGCCGGTAAAACTGGCCGCCGAGACCAACCTGCGCGACATCATGACGACGCTGGACACCGAACGCCCGGCGCTGGCCATCATAGACTCGATCCAGACCATGTGGGCCGACCATGTGGACAGCGCGCCTGGGTCGGTCAGCCAGGTCCGCACCGCCGCACACGAATTGACCACCTTTGCCAAGAAACGCGGCATTTCGGTTGTGCTGGTCGGTCACGTCACAAAGGAAGGGCAAATCGCTGGCCCACGTGTTGTCGAACACATGGTCGACACGGTGCTGTATTTCGAAGGCGAGCGCGGCCACCAGTTTCGCATCCTGCGCGCCGTGAAAAACCGTTTTGGACCGGCAGATGAAATCGGCGTGTTTGAAATGACCGGAAAGGGGCTGGCCGAAGTGCTAAATCCGTCCGCCCTGTTTCTGTCCGACCGTGAAGACCCTGCCCCCGGTTCGGTGGTTTTTGCTGGGATTGAAGGCACGCGACCTGTGCTGGTCGAATTTCAGGCGCTTGTCGCGCCCTCTTCCCTCAGCCAGCCACGCCGGTCGGTTTTGGGCTGGGACAGCGGCCGATTGGCAATGATATTGGCGGTTCTGGAAGCCCGGTGCGGCATCCCCTTCGCAGGGCTGGATGTCTATCTAAACGTCGCTGGTGGCATGAAAATCACCGAACCGGCTGCCGACCTTGCTGTGGCGGCGGCGCTACTTTCCGCACGCGAGGACGCCGCAATCCCGAAAGAGACTGTGGTTTTTGGTGAAATCAGTCTATCAGGGGCGTTGCGCCCCGTGGGACAGACCGAAAACCGGTTGAAAGAAGCGCAAAAACTTGGTTTTACAGCCGCAATTGCGCCCACGCGCAGCAAAACAGGCTCGGGTTCGGGTTTGAAGATACAGAAAATGGCGGACCTGACTGGGTTCGTTGGTGAGATTTTCGGGGCGGGTTAG
- a CDS encoding paraquat-inducible protein A, which produces MLKYLNLALLIAFPIAWFAPLMRAGINLPLFGLKEVSVISGLQALWDTDVVLALIVTFFAVFAPIMKVLGLALIQFGMMRRKMLPVFNVLGKLAMADIFLIALYIVLVKGIDLAKIETGWGLYLFTACVLASIALSFATTKRQRA; this is translated from the coding sequence ATGCTCAAATACCTCAACCTCGCCCTCCTGATCGCCTTCCCCATCGCGTGGTTCGCGCCGCTCATGCGCGCGGGGATCAACCTGCCGCTCTTTGGCCTGAAGGAAGTCAGCGTGATCTCTGGCCTGCAAGCGCTCTGGGACACGGATGTGGTCCTCGCACTGATCGTCACATTCTTCGCGGTCTTTGCCCCGATCATGAAGGTGCTCGGGCTGGCATTGATTCAGTTCGGCATGATGCGCCGCAAGATGCTGCCGGTGTTCAACGTCCTTGGCAAATTGGCGATGGCCGATATCTTCCTGATCGCGCTTTACATCGTGTTGGTAAAAGGCATCGATCTGGCGAAGATCGAGACCGGGTGGGGCCTGTATTTATTCACCGCCTGCGTGCTGGCGTCTATCGCGCTCAGCTTTGCCACAACGAAACGTCAGCGGGCATAA
- a CDS encoding MlaE family ABC transporter permease, whose translation MKPLTYPLAAIGHVTLGFLAMVGRVAMFAGQSLSHILRPPYYPREFLNALLNIGYFSLPVVGLTAIFTGAALALQIYSGGQRFSAEAVVPQIVAIGMVRELGPVLVGLMIAARVTSSIAAEIATMKVTEQIDALVTLSTHPMKYLTAPRVLAAILVVPALVGIGDIIGIMGGYIVGTKQLGFAPGAYINNTWNFLETADIVSSLVKGAVFGFIAAVMGCYHGMNSGRGAQGVGRATKTSVEAAAILILAANFLLTSFFFTS comes from the coding sequence ATGAAGCCGCTAACTTACCCTTTGGCCGCCATTGGTCATGTGACGCTTGGCTTTCTGGCCATGGTCGGGCGCGTGGCGATGTTTGCGGGTCAATCCCTCAGCCATATCCTGCGCCCCCCCTACTATCCCCGCGAATTTCTGAATGCGTTGCTAAATATCGGGTATTTCAGCCTGCCAGTGGTCGGCCTGACCGCGATTTTCACAGGCGCGGCCTTGGCGTTGCAAATCTACTCTGGTGGGCAACGTTTTTCGGCCGAGGCCGTGGTGCCACAGATCGTCGCCATCGGCATGGTCCGCGAGCTTGGGCCAGTGCTGGTCGGCCTGATGATCGCCGCCCGCGTGACATCTTCGATCGCCGCCGAAATCGCCACCATGAAAGTGACCGAGCAGATCGACGCGCTTGTCACCCTGTCCACGCACCCGATGAAATACCTGACCGCGCCGCGTGTGCTGGCCGCAATTCTTGTCGTGCCCGCCCTTGTGGGCATCGGTGATATCATCGGCATCATGGGCGGCTATATCGTCGGCACCAAGCAGCTTGGGTTCGCCCCGGGGGCCTATATCAACAACACGTGGAACTTCCTTGAAACCGCTGACATCGTGTCCTCCCTTGTGAAAGGCGCGGTTTTCGGGTTCATTGCCGCCGTCATGGGCTGCTATCACGGCATGAATTCCGGTCGCGGCGCGCAGGGTGTGGGTCGGGCCACCAAGACCTCGGTCGAGGCCGCCGCGATCCTGATCCTTGCCGCCAACTTCCTTCTCACCAGCTTCTTCTTTACATCATGA
- a CDS encoding bifunctional alpha/beta hydrolase/OsmC family protein gives MKTEKFSFTGHAGHALAARLDLPDGPHLATALFAHCFTCGKDIVAARRIAARLAGLGIAVLRFDFTGLGHSEGEFENTHFSSNVDDLTLAAQALADRGMAPSLLIGHSLGGAAVIKAASLLPGTKAVVTIGAPADPAHVVANFSDAVPRIRAEGSAEISLGGRPFRVSDDFIKDVEASELDTVLGALKPAILVLHAPRDEIVSIDNAARIFMAAKHPKSFVTLDDADHLISRPSDAEYVAEVIAAWAAKYVELAPPAPPPGAPEGIVRAAEADPRGFLQDIQSGPNHHTFADEPLAYGGTNKGMSPYGFLAAGLAACTSMTIRMYARRKGWPLDHVRVDVSHDKVHAQDAETGTRDRVDLFRREIHLEGTLDADQKDRLLEIADRCPVHRTLEGSSEVVTVLAD, from the coding sequence ATGAAAACCGAGAAATTCAGTTTTACGGGTCATGCAGGCCATGCTTTGGCCGCACGGCTTGATCTGCCAGACGGACCACATCTGGCGACAGCCCTGTTTGCGCATTGTTTCACCTGCGGAAAAGACATTGTCGCCGCGCGCCGGATCGCAGCGCGGCTGGCCGGACTTGGTATCGCCGTCCTGAGGTTTGACTTTACCGGTCTGGGTCATTCGGAGGGAGAGTTCGAGAACACTCATTTTTCATCCAATGTCGACGACCTAACATTGGCAGCCCAAGCTTTGGCGGACCGGGGCATGGCCCCCAGCCTGCTGATTGGCCACTCGTTGGGCGGCGCGGCAGTCATCAAAGCGGCCAGCCTGCTGCCCGGCACCAAAGCCGTTGTGACCATAGGCGCACCCGCAGATCCCGCCCATGTGGTCGCCAATTTCAGCGACGCGGTGCCACGTATTCGCGCCGAAGGCAGCGCCGAAATCAGTCTGGGCGGACGCCCCTTTCGGGTTAGTGACGATTTCATCAAAGACGTCGAAGCCAGCGAGCTGGACACAGTGTTAGGCGCATTGAAGCCCGCGATCCTTGTGTTACATGCCCCTCGGGACGAAATCGTCTCGATTGACAATGCCGCGCGCATTTTCATGGCCGCGAAACACCCGAAAAGCTTTGTCACACTGGATGACGCCGATCACCTTATCTCGCGACCCAGTGATGCGGAATATGTCGCGGAGGTTATTGCCGCTTGGGCTGCCAAATACGTCGAACTGGCCCCACCTGCGCCACCGCCCGGAGCGCCGGAAGGCATCGTGCGTGCCGCCGAAGCGGACCCCCGCGGCTTCTTGCAAGACATACAATCCGGACCAAACCACCACACGTTTGCGGACGAACCCCTGGCCTATGGCGGCACCAACAAAGGCATGTCGCCTTACGGGTTTCTCGCGGCTGGACTTGCGGCCTGCACATCGATGACGATCCGCATGTATGCGCGACGCAAGGGTTGGCCGCTTGACCATGTGCGGGTTGATGTCAGCCACGACAAAGTTCACGCGCAAGATGCCGAAACCGGCACCCGCGACCGGGTCGACCTGTTCCGCCGCGAAATCCATCTGGAGGGCACGTTGGACGCAGATCAAAAGGACCGCCTGCTAGAGATCGCCGACCGCTGTCCCGTTCACCGCACGCTGGAAGGCTCAAGCGAGGTCGTGACTGTCCTCGCCGATTAG
- a CDS encoding endonuclease/exonuclease/phosphatase family protein, with protein MIKRSLKKLLLLALTLLAAGYLGKYHPAGDSLGVFRPQIALVIVILAVLLWIASARRWALLGLVAAAVSLGPIYWMSGAVSASGGAEFSLYQKNMRFRVEDPGLLAADILARRPDFLTLQEVSGANMAVFDQLDEIYKARQFCPFATIGGVAVASRWPMVAGSGFCAEADGLAAMKVVTAKGPVWVVSIHLHWPWPKSQPAHIARLLPILAELAQDEPFAPLAIGGDFNMVPWSHAMDRVADTSMTERIGPPHVTLTKAQGWMRVPIDHVLVSGGDGSVQRVSRLGSDHFGLFARFALPFEK; from the coding sequence ATGATCAAACGTAGTCTAAAAAAACTGTTGCTGCTGGCACTTACCTTGTTGGCCGCTGGTTATTTGGGGAAGTACCATCCGGCAGGTGACAGCCTTGGCGTGTTCCGTCCACAGATTGCATTGGTGATCGTGATATTGGCTGTCCTGCTTTGGATTGCCTCGGCGCGCCGGTGGGCGCTGTTGGGGTTGGTCGCTGCCGCAGTGTCACTGGGTCCAATTTATTGGATGAGCGGTGCGGTAAGCGCGTCAGGTGGTGCAGAGTTTAGCCTCTATCAAAAAAACATGCGGTTTCGGGTCGAGGATCCCGGATTGCTGGCCGCCGATATACTGGCGCGTCGCCCGGACTTTCTGACGTTGCAAGAGGTTAGCGGCGCGAACATGGCCGTTTTCGATCAGTTGGATGAGATATACAAAGCGCGCCAGTTTTGCCCCTTCGCGACGATCGGTGGCGTGGCGGTTGCGTCGCGCTGGCCGATGGTGGCGGGGTCGGGGTTCTGTGCCGAAGCCGACGGTCTGGCGGCGATGAAGGTAGTGACCGCTAAGGGACCAGTCTGGGTCGTGTCTATCCACTTGCACTGGCCTTGGCCGAAAAGCCAACCGGCCCATATTGCCCGCCTTTTGCCTATTCTGGCCGAACTTGCGCAGGATGAACCGTTTGCACCGTTGGCCATTGGTGGCGATTTTAATATGGTTCCCTGGAGCCATGCGATGGACCGCGTCGCAGACACCAGCATGACAGAACGAATTGGCCCGCCGCATGTCACGCTGACCAAAGCGCAGGGATGGATGCGCGTGCCAATCGACCATGTGCTGGTCAGCGGGGGAGATGGCAGCGTGCAGCGTGTCTCGCGCCTAGGGTCTGACCATTTCGGCCTTTTTGCCCGGTTTGCCTTGCCGTTTGAAAAATAG
- a CDS encoding heme-dependent oxidative N-demethylase family protein codes for MTEPAVVEICQKVLPIRPWEDDRLSRLPGLVPMAPGEWLVQDDAYGAQMAHRIALIRDKEAVVHRLSDAARPAAGELLDMVLFELATIDGFDVTQQTVTCPDRRIVQIDREAPLLTCGALVQEDLVLMEKHGDEHVLTGGILCFPASWSLDQKFMKPLIRIHKPVDDYTPDIALRVQRLFDGIQVERPIWRANCLTYDDPELHQPRTEENRRQTDPQKAQWIRVERQGMRRLPKTKAVVFSIHTYVVRKDTTDSVS; via the coding sequence ATGACGGAGCCTGCTGTGGTCGAAATCTGCCAAAAAGTACTGCCCATCCGCCCTTGGGAAGATGACCGCCTAAGTCGTTTGCCCGGGCTCGTACCGATGGCACCGGGCGAATGGCTGGTGCAAGACGATGCTTACGGGGCGCAGATGGCGCACCGGATTGCCCTGATCCGCGACAAAGAAGCGGTGGTTCATCGGTTGAGTGATGCCGCCCGGCCTGCGGCGGGCGAATTGTTGGATATGGTACTGTTCGAGCTTGCGACAATTGACGGGTTCGACGTCACACAGCAAACCGTAACCTGCCCGGATAGGCGCATTGTTCAGATTGACCGGGAAGCACCGTTATTGACTTGTGGCGCTTTGGTGCAGGAAGACCTTGTGTTGATGGAAAAGCACGGCGACGAACACGTGCTGACTGGCGGTATCCTTTGCTTCCCGGCAAGCTGGTCGCTTGACCAGAAATTCATGAAGCCGCTGATCCGTATTCACAAGCCTGTCGATGATTACACGCCGGATATCGCACTGCGGGTGCAGCGGCTGTTTGACGGCATACAGGTTGAGCGTCCCATTTGGCGGGCAAACTGTTTGACTTATGATGACCCGGAATTGCACCAACCGCGAACCGAGGAAAACCGACGCCAGACTGACCCACAAAAAGCTCAATGGATCAGGGTCGAGCGTCAGGGAATGCGACGTCTTCCAAAGACCAAGGCGGTGGTGTTTTCAATCCACACCTATGTCGTGCGAAAAGACACGACTGATTCTGTTAGCTAA
- the alr gene encoding alanine racemase: MSTGRLTIDLDAVAANWRALDAKSDQDVQTAAVVKADAYGLGVGKVGRALAAAGARRFFVAVAEEGAALREALGPGPEISVFAGHMSGDTDMIHDLGLVPMLNSVEQLTLHFEALPGHPFGVQLDTGMNRLGMEPNEWAALRDLVLAQNPRLIMSHLACSDEPTHLMNRQQLETFHEMTEGVDVPRSLAATGGILMGPDYHFDLTRPGIGLYGGLPFDKAEPVVSLDVPVIQIRDLAAGESVGYSNSWIAEHPARVATVSGGYADGISRSLSNHAVLFHMDTPCPILGRVSMDLITVDISHLDETPKTLTLVGKHQSPDDLADAAGTIGYEVLTQLGARYARYYARGRG, translated from the coding sequence ATGAGTACAGGCAGACTTACCATTGATCTGGACGCCGTGGCCGCCAACTGGCGGGCGCTGGACGCCAAATCCGACCAGGACGTGCAAACCGCCGCCGTGGTCAAAGCCGACGCCTATGGGCTTGGTGTGGGCAAAGTTGGCCGCGCACTGGCCGCCGCCGGGGCGCGACGCTTCTTTGTCGCCGTGGCCGAAGAAGGTGCGGCTTTGCGCGAAGCGCTTGGCCCCGGGCCAGAGATCAGCGTTTTTGCCGGGCATATGTCTGGCGACACTGACATGATCCACGATCTGGGTCTTGTGCCGATGCTCAATTCGGTCGAACAGCTGACCCTGCATTTTGAAGCGCTGCCCGGCCATCCATTTGGGGTGCAGCTGGACACTGGGATGAACCGGTTGGGCATGGAGCCAAACGAATGGGCCGCTTTGCGCGATCTGGTGCTGGCGCAAAACCCGCGCCTAATCATGAGCCATCTGGCCTGTTCGGACGAACCGACCCATCTGATGAACCGCCAACAGCTTGAAACCTTCCACGAGATGACCGAAGGCGTGGACGTTCCGCGTAGCCTTGCCGCCACCGGGGGCATCTTGATGGGGCCAGACTATCATTTTGATCTGACCCGCCCCGGAATCGGGCTGTACGGCGGCTTGCCGTTCGACAAGGCCGAACCGGTCGTATCGCTGGATGTGCCCGTCATACAAATTCGCGATCTGGCTGCCGGGGAAAGCGTCGGGTATTCCAATTCGTGGATCGCCGAGCACCCGGCCCGCGTGGCCACGGTAAGCGGTGGCTATGCAGACGGGATATCCCGTTCCCTGTCGAACCATGCGGTTCTGTTTCACATGGATACGCCCTGCCCGATCTTGGGTCGTGTGTCGATGGATCTGATCACCGTTGATATCAGCCACCTGGACGAAACGCCAAAAACGCTGACCCTGGTGGGCAAGCACCAAAGCCCGGATGATCTGGCTGACGCGGCGGGTACAATCGGCTATGAAGTTCTGACACAACTTGGTGCGCGGTATGCGCGCTATTATGCGCGAGGTCGCGGATGA